In Oryza glaberrima chromosome 8, OglaRS2, whole genome shotgun sequence, the following are encoded in one genomic region:
- the LOC127781710 gene encoding uncharacterized protein LOC127781710 encodes MISKFGSTQARCIPWPRDNLMHSSGQALHSKVSTSARLNSADRGNSVALTEVFKHNSIDNALQSVVGHKRKVHDLTPKENIGREDTHSRAKKIGKGRPDSPYANFTNSQVLTTSQF; translated from the exons ATGATCAGCAAGTTCGGGAGTACTCAAGCTCGGTGCATCCCATGGCCACGTGACAAT CTAATGCATTCAAGTGGTCAAGCTCTACACTCCAAG GTGTCAACTAGTGCGAGACTTAACTCAGCTGACCGAGGAAATTCGGTGGCACTAACTGAGGTGTTCAAGCACAATAGCATTGATAATGCACTGCAAAGTGTTGTTGGACACAAGAGAAAGGTGCATGATCTAACACCAAAGGAGAATATAGGACGTGAAGACACACATTCTAGGGCAAAGAAGATTGGGAAAGGCAGACCCGATTCCCCATATGCTAACTTCACCAATAGCCAAGTGTTAACAACTTCCCAGTTCTAG